In Ipomoea triloba cultivar NCNSP0323 chromosome 15, ASM357664v1, one genomic interval encodes:
- the LOC116007343 gene encoding glycosyltransferase-like At3g57200, which produces MAGVFTALRLRRNNSSFSSSSSPSSLIHSSPNAYASSGVLFLLTLLSLSLAAFAFFLQWRGGLPDLRCPGPVLSSSEPQGILGRSRKLSFPYYRDWKIKFGSSDLLPKICITTSTSAGLDQTLPWIFYHKVMGITTFFMFVEGKAASPHVSNVLESIPGVTVIYRTKELEEQQANSRIWNETWIRDLLYKPCNYELFVKQTLNMEMAIVMAREAGMDWIFHLDTDELVHPAGSGPFSVQQLLSILPAEVDTIVFSNYESSVERDDIKEPFSEVSLFKKNRDHIEVEAYSKHYQETCHGTSTFFLTYANGKSAARIQDHLRPNGAHRWQNYMKSLTEVKFDEAVVLHYTYSKFSDLTSRHARCGCKPTKEDVKRCFFLEFDRDAFIIASTATEEEMRYWYNEHVVWKDEETKHKLLKGGIFTRIYSPMVIIKHLRESGVFSSVIAEAWANKNNNASRHGGFWETYSRKFGRLFGSHLTSGK; this is translated from the exons ATGGCGGGCGTTTTCACAGCCCTGAGACTGAGACGAAACAATTCTtcgttttcctcttcttcttctccttcttcattGATTCACTCATCTCCAAACGCATACGCTTCCTCCGGCGTTCTCTTTCTGCTTACTCTGCTCTCTTTGTCTCTGGCGGCCTTCGCGTTCTTCTTGCAATGGCGGGGCGGGTTGCCTGACCTCCGGTGTCCCGGACCGGTTCTCTCCTCGTCGGAGCCCCAGGGAATTCTGGGTCGGAGCCGGAAGTTGTCGTTTCCGTACTACAGAGATTGGAAGATCAAGTTTGGGTCGTCTGATCTTCTGCCCAAG ATATGCATCACTACAAGCACCTCAGCAGGGTTGGATCAGACATTACCTTGGATATTTTATCATAAGGTTATGGGCATAACTACATTTTTCATGTTTGTGGAGGGTAAAGCTGCTTCTCCTCACGTTTCCAATGTCCTAGAATCCATCCCA GGAGTAACTGTCATCTACAGAACAAAAGAACTTGAGGAGCAGCAAGCAAACAG CCGGATTTGGAATGAAACCTGGATAAGGGATTTGCTTTATAAACCATGCAACTATGAGTTATTTGTGAAGCAGACCTTGAATATGGAAATGGCCATTGTCATGGCTAGG GAAGCTGGTATGGATTGGATATTTCATTTGGACACTGATGAACTTGTACACCCTGCTGGAAGTGGTCCGTTTTCTGTGCAACAGCTTCTCTCAATTCTTCCTGCAGAGGTTGATACAATTGTATTTTCTAATTAT GAGAGCAGTGTGGAGAGGGATGATATAAAGGAACCTTTTAGTGAA GTCTCATTGTTCAAGAAGAATCGTGACCACATTGAAGTAGAAGCTTATTCTAAACATTACCAGGAAACATGTCATGGCACTTCCACCTTTTTCTTGACTTATGCGAATGGGAAATCAGCTGCCAGAATCCAAGATCATCTTCGTCCCAATGGCGCTCACAGATGGCAAAACTACATGAAATCATTAAC GGAGGTTAAGTTCGATGAGGCTGTGGTCCTACACTACACGTATTCCAAGTTCTCGGATTTGACTTCAAGACATGCTCGTTGTGGTTGTAAGCCTACAAAGGAGGATGTTAAAAGATGCTTCTTCCTTGAATTTGACAGAGAT GCATTTATAATAGCTTCAACTGCAACAGAAGAGGAAATGCGTTACTG GTACAACGAGCACGTCGTCTGGAAAGATGAAGAAACCAAGCATAAACTCCTCAAAGGCGGCATCTTTACGCGCATATATTCACCCATG GTTATAATCAAGCATCTGCGAGAATCTGGAGTTTTCAGTTCTGTGATTGCagaggcttgggctaacaaaaacaataatgcaTCCAGACATGGGGGATTCTGGGAAACTTATTCTAGGAAGTTTGGTCGTTTGTTTGGATCTCATCTGACTTCTGGGAAATAA
- the LOC116007286 gene encoding folylpolyglutamate synthase isoform X1 — protein sequence MEKLNNEKVEETSQVKEVTSTYEYAMEKLSSLITRKKRDGKSTISEIEKRERMLSYIEILGLEKQIAGLKIIHVAGTKGKGSTCAFCEAILRECGFRTGLFTSPHLIDVRERFRLDGLDISEEKFLQYFWEIWNQLKDNIVEGLPMPPLFQFLTLLAFKIFASEKVDVAIIEVGIGGTFDSTNVIKEPVVCGITSLGMDHMEILGDTVGKIASHKAGILKLGVPAFTVPQPSEAMEVLYDRAQKLMVPLKVVTPLDSKVLKDVKLILSGDHQLTNAALAVSLCKSWLKTTGPRQLENADWDETLPHKFLIGLSSAHLSGRAQIVQDDTIKNSSGVNGSYPGGLTFYLDGAHSPESMEACARWFSAVVGENKNLSHLSSCSKDLTPKKIWVNGCIQDSDKQEPYKMSKQILLFNCMDVRDPQILLSRLVNTCTSSGTHFSKAIFVPSMSAYNKVTSGTSTVPLNIPQKDLSWQFNLQRVWERICCGKDVHVLDQNLNTNTSGNVPPCKFLYKDASSCSQGDEYFGSSVFPSLPLTINWLRNCAKENPSSRIQVLVTGSLHLVGDVLRLLKR from the exons ATGGAAAAGCTGAACAATGAAAAAGTTGAAGAAACCTCTCAAGTTAAAGAGGTTACATCCACATATGAATATGCTATGGAAAAACTCTCATCTCTAATAACTCGGAAAAAGCGGGATGGTAAATCAACAATAAGTGAAATAGAGAAACGGGAAAGGATGTTGAGTTATATTGAG ATTTTGGGCCTGGAAAAACAGATAGCTGGtcttaaaattatacatgttGCTGGAACCAAAGGAAAG GGTTCAACATGTGCATTCTGTGAAGCAATTTTGCGGGAGTGTGGCTTCAGAACTGGCCTTTTTACTTCTCCTCACTTAATTGATGTGAGAGAAAGATTTCGTTTAGATGG GTTGGACATATCTGAGGAAAAGTTTCTGCAGTATTTTTGGGAGATTTGGAACCAGCTGAAA GATAACATTGTGGAAGGCTTACCTATGCCTCCTCTATTCCAGTTCTTAACTCTATTGGCTTTCAAAATTTTTGCATCTGAGAAg GTTGATGTTGCTATCATTGAAGTTGGTATTGGGGGAACATTTGACTCAACAAATGTG ATCAAAGAACCTGTTGTTTGTGGCATTACTTCTCTAGGGATGGATCACATGGAAATATTGG GAGATACAGTAGGCAAGATTGCTTCTCACAAAGCTGGCATTCTAAAG CTTGGAGTTCCTGCTTTCACAGTGCCTCAACCTTCTGAAGCAATGGAAGTTCTTTATGACAGGGCACAGAAATTGATG GTCCCATTGAAAGTAGTCACTCCACTTGACAGTAAGGTGTTAAAAGATGTAAAGCTAATCTTGTCCGGTGATCACCAGCTCACAAATGCTGCCCTTGCCGTCTCACTTTGTAAAAGCTGGCTTAAAACTACAGGACCACGACAGCTTGAAAAT GCTGACTGGGACGAGACTTTGCCACACAAATTTCTTATCGGGCTTTCAAGTGCACATCTTTCTGGTAGAGCTCAGATCGTTCAAGATGACACTATAAAAAATTCATCAGGAGTAAATGGAAGTTATCCTGGAGGTTTGACCTTCTACTTGGATGGAGCTCACAGTCCTGAGAGCATGGAAGCCTGTGCCAGATGGTTTTCTGCTGTGGtgggagaaaataaaaatttatctcattTGTCATCTTGCTCAAAAGATCTAACTCCAAAAAAAATCTGGGTTAATGGTTGTATCCAGGATAGTGACAAGCAGGAACCCTACAAAATGTCAAAGCAG ATTCTTCTATTTAATTGCATGGATGTAAGAGATCCACAAATTCTTCTGTCACGGTTGGTTAATACCTGTACTTCATCAG GTACTCACTTCTCAAAAGCTATTTTTGTGCCAAGTATGTCTGCATATAACAAGGTTACTTCTGGTACCTCAACTGTTCCTTTAAACATTCCTCAAAAGGACTTGTCATGGCAATTCAATCTTCAGAGAGTGTGGGAAAGAATTTGCTGTGGCAAAG ATGTTCATGTTCTAGACCAGAACCTGAACACAAATACATCAGGAAATGTACCACCCTGCAAGTTTCTTTACAAGGATGCTTCCTCTTGCAGTCAGGGAGATGAGTATTTTGGCAGTTCTGTGTTTCCTTCATTACCGTTGACAATAAATTGGTTGAGGAATTGCGCTAAGGAAAACCCTTCCTCTAGGATTCAG GTTCTTGTCACAGGCTCATTGCATCTGGTTGGAGACGTGTTGAGGTTATTAAAGAGATGA
- the LOC116007286 gene encoding folylpolyglutamate synthase isoform X3, with protein sequence MEKLNNEKVEETSQVKEVTSTYEYAMEKLSSLITRKKRDGKSTISEIEKRERMLSYIEILGLEKQIAGLKIIHVAGTKGKGSTCAFCEAILRECGFRTGLFTSPHLIDVRERFRLDGLDISEEKFLQYFWEIWNQLKDNIVEGLPMPPLFQFLTLLAFKIFASEKVDVAIIEVGIGGTFDSTNVIKEPVVCGITSLGMDHMEILGDTVGKIASHKAGILKLGVPAFTVPQPSEAMEVLYDRAQKLMVPLKVVTPLDSKVLKDVKLILSGDHQLTNAALAVSLCKSWLKTTGPRQLENADWDETLPHKFLIGLSSAHLSGRAQIVQDDTIKNSSGVNGSYPGGLTFYLDGAHSPESMEACARWFSAVVGENKNLSHLSSCSKDLTPKKIWVNGCIQDSDKQEPYKMSKQILLFNCMDVRDPQILLSRLVNTCTSSGTHFSKAIFVPSMSAYNKMFMF encoded by the exons ATGGAAAAGCTGAACAATGAAAAAGTTGAAGAAACCTCTCAAGTTAAAGAGGTTACATCCACATATGAATATGCTATGGAAAAACTCTCATCTCTAATAACTCGGAAAAAGCGGGATGGTAAATCAACAATAAGTGAAATAGAGAAACGGGAAAGGATGTTGAGTTATATTGAG ATTTTGGGCCTGGAAAAACAGATAGCTGGtcttaaaattatacatgttGCTGGAACCAAAGGAAAG GGTTCAACATGTGCATTCTGTGAAGCAATTTTGCGGGAGTGTGGCTTCAGAACTGGCCTTTTTACTTCTCCTCACTTAATTGATGTGAGAGAAAGATTTCGTTTAGATGG GTTGGACATATCTGAGGAAAAGTTTCTGCAGTATTTTTGGGAGATTTGGAACCAGCTGAAA GATAACATTGTGGAAGGCTTACCTATGCCTCCTCTATTCCAGTTCTTAACTCTATTGGCTTTCAAAATTTTTGCATCTGAGAAg GTTGATGTTGCTATCATTGAAGTTGGTATTGGGGGAACATTTGACTCAACAAATGTG ATCAAAGAACCTGTTGTTTGTGGCATTACTTCTCTAGGGATGGATCACATGGAAATATTGG GAGATACAGTAGGCAAGATTGCTTCTCACAAAGCTGGCATTCTAAAG CTTGGAGTTCCTGCTTTCACAGTGCCTCAACCTTCTGAAGCAATGGAAGTTCTTTATGACAGGGCACAGAAATTGATG GTCCCATTGAAAGTAGTCACTCCACTTGACAGTAAGGTGTTAAAAGATGTAAAGCTAATCTTGTCCGGTGATCACCAGCTCACAAATGCTGCCCTTGCCGTCTCACTTTGTAAAAGCTGGCTTAAAACTACAGGACCACGACAGCTTGAAAAT GCTGACTGGGACGAGACTTTGCCACACAAATTTCTTATCGGGCTTTCAAGTGCACATCTTTCTGGTAGAGCTCAGATCGTTCAAGATGACACTATAAAAAATTCATCAGGAGTAAATGGAAGTTATCCTGGAGGTTTGACCTTCTACTTGGATGGAGCTCACAGTCCTGAGAGCATGGAAGCCTGTGCCAGATGGTTTTCTGCTGTGGtgggagaaaataaaaatttatctcattTGTCATCTTGCTCAAAAGATCTAACTCCAAAAAAAATCTGGGTTAATGGTTGTATCCAGGATAGTGACAAGCAGGAACCCTACAAAATGTCAAAGCAG ATTCTTCTATTTAATTGCATGGATGTAAGAGATCCACAAATTCTTCTGTCACGGTTGGTTAATACCTGTACTTCATCAG GTACTCACTTCTCAAAAGCTATTTTTGTGCCAAGTATGTCTGCATATAACAAG ATGTTCATGTTCTAG
- the LOC116007286 gene encoding folylpolyglutamate synthase isoform X2 translates to MEKLNNEKVEETSQVKEVTSTYEYAMEKLSSLITRKKRDGKSTISEIEKRERMLSYIEILGLEKQIAGLKIIHVAGTKGKGSTCAFCEAILRECGFRTGLFTSPHLIDVRERFRLDGLDISEEKFLQYFWEIWNQLKDNIVEGLPMPPLFQFLTLLAFKIFASEKVDVAIIEVGIGGTFDSTNVIKEPVVCGITSLGMDHMEILGDTVGKIASHKAGILKLGVPAFTVPQPSEAMEVLYDRAQKLMVPLKVVTPLDSKVLKDVKLILSGDHQLTNAALAVSLCKSWLKTTGPRQLENADWDETLPHKFLIGLSSAHLSGRAQIVQDDTIKNSSGVNGSYPGGLTFYLDGAHSPESMEACARWFSAVVGENKNLSHLSSCSKDLTPKKIWVNGCIQDSDKQEPYKMSKQILLFNCMDVRDPQILLSRLVNTCTSSGTHFSKAIFVPSMSAYNKTGPSYFFPSPYFPLTYLSSMTCFNFCSLYKMFMF, encoded by the exons ATGGAAAAGCTGAACAATGAAAAAGTTGAAGAAACCTCTCAAGTTAAAGAGGTTACATCCACATATGAATATGCTATGGAAAAACTCTCATCTCTAATAACTCGGAAAAAGCGGGATGGTAAATCAACAATAAGTGAAATAGAGAAACGGGAAAGGATGTTGAGTTATATTGAG ATTTTGGGCCTGGAAAAACAGATAGCTGGtcttaaaattatacatgttGCTGGAACCAAAGGAAAG GGTTCAACATGTGCATTCTGTGAAGCAATTTTGCGGGAGTGTGGCTTCAGAACTGGCCTTTTTACTTCTCCTCACTTAATTGATGTGAGAGAAAGATTTCGTTTAGATGG GTTGGACATATCTGAGGAAAAGTTTCTGCAGTATTTTTGGGAGATTTGGAACCAGCTGAAA GATAACATTGTGGAAGGCTTACCTATGCCTCCTCTATTCCAGTTCTTAACTCTATTGGCTTTCAAAATTTTTGCATCTGAGAAg GTTGATGTTGCTATCATTGAAGTTGGTATTGGGGGAACATTTGACTCAACAAATGTG ATCAAAGAACCTGTTGTTTGTGGCATTACTTCTCTAGGGATGGATCACATGGAAATATTGG GAGATACAGTAGGCAAGATTGCTTCTCACAAAGCTGGCATTCTAAAG CTTGGAGTTCCTGCTTTCACAGTGCCTCAACCTTCTGAAGCAATGGAAGTTCTTTATGACAGGGCACAGAAATTGATG GTCCCATTGAAAGTAGTCACTCCACTTGACAGTAAGGTGTTAAAAGATGTAAAGCTAATCTTGTCCGGTGATCACCAGCTCACAAATGCTGCCCTTGCCGTCTCACTTTGTAAAAGCTGGCTTAAAACTACAGGACCACGACAGCTTGAAAAT GCTGACTGGGACGAGACTTTGCCACACAAATTTCTTATCGGGCTTTCAAGTGCACATCTTTCTGGTAGAGCTCAGATCGTTCAAGATGACACTATAAAAAATTCATCAGGAGTAAATGGAAGTTATCCTGGAGGTTTGACCTTCTACTTGGATGGAGCTCACAGTCCTGAGAGCATGGAAGCCTGTGCCAGATGGTTTTCTGCTGTGGtgggagaaaataaaaatttatctcattTGTCATCTTGCTCAAAAGATCTAACTCCAAAAAAAATCTGGGTTAATGGTTGTATCCAGGATAGTGACAAGCAGGAACCCTACAAAATGTCAAAGCAG ATTCTTCTATTTAATTGCATGGATGTAAGAGATCCACAAATTCTTCTGTCACGGTTGGTTAATACCTGTACTTCATCAG GTACTCACTTCTCAAAAGCTATTTTTGTGCCAAGTATGTCTGCATATAACAAG ACTGGGCCGTCTTACTTTTTCCCATCTCCATACTTCCCTCTCACATATTTGTCATCCATgacatgtttcaatttttgcAGTCTTTATAAG ATGTTCATGTTCTAG